A portion of the Maylandia zebra isolate NMK-2024a linkage group LG9, Mzebra_GT3a, whole genome shotgun sequence genome contains these proteins:
- the LOC112435355 gene encoding uncharacterized protein LOC112435355, whose translation MSSKRKIVVVILGRDEVLKKALITNILGKDLSKLDKRQALKKIEIYVNDIYEVMFTPDLYAEFKDIQDLLCINRYPDMCLLVVEHGFSPDDVRKQIEHLSNKTEKPAEEFMVLLPLSYKPTDYSFISCTMEQVFSELDRLAEGRNLMLTKTNEIRDQRRESAQTAGKPADVCAEPGKQPISEKSIKTIKQPQEQSVGSRPFVPLPRLSAPRTVMAMPGIKTTQHFHTGKRTSNKVNLVLLGMSGTGKSASGNTILGKPVFFSRPSSQPVTKDCEIAETEINGKHVRVIDTPDMFDDDIEEPVKNKYLKQCKELCESHPRVYVLVMHISRFTDGERNILKKLEKAFGRNVKEQTIILFTKSDDLHRSGKMLTDFLHSCQPDLKEMIQQLGNRCVLFENNRSGSAQVEKLLDTVIMVLEKQQKL comes from the exons ATGTCTTCTA AAAGGAAGATTGTAGTTGTTATCCTGGGAAGAGATGAAGTCTTGAAGAAAGCTCTAATAACCAACATCCTGGGAAAAGATTTATCCAAACTAGATAAAAGACAAGCTTTGAAAAAGATTGAGATCTATGTAAATGATATATATGAAGTCATGTTTACGCCAGACTTGTATGCAGAATTTAAGGACATACAAGACTTGTTGTGTATTAATCGATATCCTGACATGTGTCTGCTGGTGGTAGAACATGGCTTTTCACCAGATGATGTTCGGAAGCAGATAGAACATCTGAGCAATAAGACTGAAAAACCTGCAGAAGAGTTTATGGTTTTGCTTCCACTGAGTTATAAACCCACAGATTACTCGTTCATATCCTGCACCATGGAACAGGTTTTCAGTGAGCTCGACAGACTGGCTGAAGGCAGAAATCTGATGCTAACTAAAACAAA TGAGATCAGAGATCAGAGACGGGAGAGTGCGCAGACAGCTGGAAAGCCAGCGGATGTGTGTGCCGAACCAGGAAAACAGCCTATAAGTGAAAAATCAATCAAAACCATTAAACAACCACAGGAACAGAGTGTCGGGTCACGGCCCTTTGTACCTCTTCCACGTTTGTCAGCACCACGCACTGTGATGGCAATGCCAG GAatcaaaacaacacaacacttCCATACAGGAAAGCGTACCAGCAACAAAGTGAACCTTGTTCTCCTGGGAATGTCTGGGACTGGAAAGAGTGCGAGTGGAAACACCATCCTTGGAAAGCCAGTCTTCTTCTCTAGACCCAGTTCACAGCCAGTCACCAAAGATTGTGAGATAGCAGAAACAGAGATAAATGGCAAACATGTGCGTGTGATAGATACTCCAGACATGTTTGATGATGACATTGAAGAACCAGTTAAGAACAAATATCTAAAACAGTGCAAAGAGCTCTGTGAGTCACACCCTCGTGTGTATGTACTTGTGATGCATATAAGCAGATTTACAGATGGTGAGAGAAACATActtaaaaaactggaaaaagctTTTGGGAGGAATGTTAAAGAACAAACTATCATCCTGTTCACTAAATCAGATGATTTGCATCGTTCTGGAAAAATGCTGACTGATTTTCTGCATAGTTGCCAACCTGATCTGAAGGAAATGATTCAACAGTTGGGCAACAGGTGTGTTCTCTTTGAGAATAACAGATCAGGTTCTGCTCAGGTGGAAAAGCTGCTGGACACAGTGATCATGGTGttagaaaaacagcagaaattatAA
- the LOC101466525 gene encoding GTPase IMAP family member 7-like: protein MSHETDTKTLICLFYSGGKHKEKPYSDPKKSSKRRHAGTTVNLVLLGMSGTGKSASGNTILGQKLFVSRPSSKPVTKKCQMEETEKEGVHLCVIDTPDIFDDGMKSSVRDKHVKRCKQLYESGPFVFVLVMHVSRFTDGERDIMEKLEKAFGREVRGQTIILFTRGDDLQQAGLGLEDFLHSCQPDLKKILEKCGNRCVLFENHRSDSAQVEKLMDNVIRVTEEKQK, encoded by the exons ATGTCTCACG AAACTGATACAAAAACTCTCATTTGTCTATTTTATTCAGGTGGCAAACATAAAGAAAAGCCCTACAGTGACCCTAAGAAGAGTTCAAAAA GAAGACATGCTGGCACCACAGTGAACCTTGTTCTTCTGGGAATGTCTGGGACTGGAAAGAGTGCCAGTGGGAACACCATCCTTGGACAGAAACTCTTTGTTTCTAGACCCAGTTCAAAGCCGGTCACCAAAAAGTGCCAGATGGAAGAAACTGAGAAAGAAGGTGTACACTTATGTGTGATTGATACTCCTGACATCTTTGATGATGGCATGAAATCATCAGTTAGGGACAAACATGTAAAAAGGTGCAAACAGCTCTATGAGTCAGGACCCTTTGTGTTTGTACTTGTGATGCATGTGAGCAGATTTACAGATGGTGAGAGAGACATCATGGAAAAGTTAGAAAAAGCTTTTGGGAGGGAAGTTAGAGGACAAACAATTATCCTGTTCACCCGAGGAGACGACCTACAACAGGCAGGACTGGGGTTGGAGGATTTCTTACATTCTTGCCAACCTGATCTGAAGAAAATACTTGAAAAGTGTGGCAACAGGTGTGTTCTCTTTGAGAACCACAGATCAGATTCAGCTCAAGTGGAAAAGCTAATGGACAACGTGATCAGGGtgacagaagaaaagcaaaaatga
- the LOC101486396 gene encoding GTPase IMAP family member 7-like, which translates to MASFPPGPDLRIVMIGKTGVGKSAVGNTILGCERFRSCPLSASVTEFCEKGVTQWGNRVISVVDTPGILDTSKSDEFIKSEIVKCVEVSCPGPHVFLLVIQIGRFTREEKNSVEALQELFGPEANKYMIVLFTRGGDLGSMTIQQYVRDAEPGLKRIIQSCGKRYHVFDNTSNDRRQVVELVKKIDKMMVLNKGMHYTDAMFKEVEEARKKGVTLQQYKFTEPLCKRIKLFRIILGKD; encoded by the exons ATGGCTTCATTTCCACCAG gtcctgATTTGAGGATTGTGATGATTGGAAAAACTGGTGTGGGCAAGAGTGCTGTTGGGAACACCATCCTGGGATGTGAGCGTTTCAGATCTTGTCCTTTATCTGCATCAGTGACTGAGTTTTGTGAAAAAGGTGTGACACAGTGGGGTAACAGGGTGATTAGTGTTGTAGACACACCAGGGATCCTGGACACTTCAAAATCAGACGAGTTCATCAAAAGTGAAATCGTCAAATGTGTTGAAGTCTCCTGTCCCGGTCCTCACGTGTTCCTGTTGGTCATCCAAATCGGTCGATTCacgagagaagaaaaaaactcagTGGAAGCCCTGCAGGAGCTGTTTGGCCCCGAGGCAAACAAGTACATGATTGTGCTCTTCACCCGTGGTGGTGATCTTGGAAGCATGACCATACAGCAGTATGTACGTGACGCTGAGCCAGGGCTTAAACGCATCATCCAAAGCTGTGGAAAAAGGTACCACGTCTTTGACAACACTAGCAACGACAGAAGGCAGGTGGTGGAGTTGGTCAAGAAGATCGACAAAATGATGGTATTAAATAAGGGCATGCACTACACAGACGCCATGTTcaaagaggtggaggaagcACGCAAAAAGGGAGTAACACTGCAGCAGTACAAGTTCACTGAGCCATTGTGTAAACGTATCAAACTTTTTCGCATCATTCTGGGGAAAGATTAA
- the LOC101475561 gene encoding uncharacterized protein LOC101475561 — translation MKCVGLQCITRPHTDEAKTGRHTGTTVNLVLLGMAGTGKSASGNTILGQKHFVSRPSSTAVTTICQNVQTEISGVDVNVIDTPDMFDDDIAPSVRGKHVKRCKQLCESGPCVYVLVMHVSRFTDDERDIMEKLEKAFGREVRGRTIILFTRGNDLQQAGMGLEDFLHSCQPDLKKMVEKCGNRCVLFENNKSGPDQVEKLMKVVNTILKDQNNV, via the exons ATGAAGTGCGTGGGATTACAATGTATAACAAGACCACACACTGATGAGGCAAAGACAG GACGACACACTGGCACCACAGTGAACCTTGTTCTTTTGGGAATGGCTGGGACTGGAAAGAGTGCCAGTGGGAACACCATCCTTGGACAGAAACACTTTGTTTCTAGACCCAGTTCAACGGCGGTCACCACAATTTGCCAGAATGTACAAACTGAGATCAGTGGTGTAGACGTAAATGTGATTGATACCCCAGATATGTTTGATGATGACATTGCTCCATCAGTTAGGGGCAAACATGTGAAAAGGTGCAAACAACTCTGTGAATCAGGACCATGTGTGTATGTACTTGTGATGCATGTGAGCAGATTTACAGATGATGAGAGAGACATCATGGAAAAGTTAGAAAAAGCTTTTGGGAGGGAAGTTAGAGGACGAACAATCATCCTGTTCACCCGAGGAAACGACTTGCAGCAGGCGGGAATGGGCTTGGAGGATTTTCTTCATTCTTGCCAACCTGATCTGAAGAAAATGGTTGAAAAGTGTGGAAACAGGTGTGTTCTCTTTGAGAACAACAAATCAGGTCCTGATCAGGTTGAAAAACTAATGAAGGTGGTAAACACAATACTCAAAGACCAGAATAATGTATAA